A single window of Gossypium arboreum isolate Shixiya-1 chromosome 13, ASM2569848v2, whole genome shotgun sequence DNA harbors:
- the LOC108450704 gene encoding LOW QUALITY PROTEIN: uncharacterized protein LOC108450704 (The sequence of the model RefSeq protein was modified relative to this genomic sequence to represent the inferred CDS: deleted 1 base in 1 codon), which yields MRFSVSLPRRCPPQERSPHVGAKTRSGSGKLTLAEPSESDASAKAAKSLSFSDLGISDPPDEKLNSALLLSRRTYPPRDSWNFSPPFGYADTKSPLTTNQQTSSGWVLPATGGSEQQGTPRRRFYSWAVVSRSRGRSAPCPRRWVICSQKMLFQSDLAGERSQFAAENKTASERTFVRFFSTKHESLRITVGRWLPKETPIRSAPRLGGIYLIPITRRGSP from the exons ATGAGGTTCTCAGTCTCACTCCCTCGAAGATGCCCTCCGCAGGAAAGATCCCCTCACGTGGGTGCTAAGACTAGGTCGGGATCGGGGAAACTCACTTTGGCTGAACCATCCGAATCCGATGCTTCCGCTAAGGCAGCTAAGTCTTTATCATTCTCTGATCTTGGAAT ATCAGATCCACCAGACGAGAAACTCAATTCCGCACTGCTGCTGAGTCGTCGGACTTATCCACCAAGG GATTCGTGGAATTTCT CGCCACCTTTTGGGTATGCAGATACTAAGAGTCCTCTCACTACCAACCAGCAGACATCATCTGGCTGGGTCTTGCCG GCTACGGGGGGATCGGAGCAACAGGGAACGCCTAGACGACGTTTTTATTCCTGGGCTGTAGTAAGTAGATCGAGAGGTCGTTCCGCCCCCTGTCCCCGAAGATGGGTAATATGTTCTCAAAAAATGTTGTTCCAATCTGACCTAGCTGGCGAGCGATCCCAGTTCGCGGCAGAGAACAAGACAGCAAGCGAGCGTACCTTTGTTCGCTTCTTCTCCACCAAGCACGAAAGTTTAAGGATAACTGTAGGTCGGTGGCTACCTAAGGAAACTCCGATTCGATCCGCCCCCCGGCTGGGAGGCATTTACCTCATCCCGATCACAAGGAGAGGTTCACCATGA
- the LOC128286871 gene encoding NADH-ubiquinone oxidoreductase chain 1 — translation MAFVQRRKGPDVVGSFGLLQPLADGLKLILKEPISPSSANFSLFRMAPVATFMLSLVAWAVVPFDYGMVLSDSNIGLLYLFAISSLGVYGIITAGRSSN, via the coding sequence ATGGCTTTTGTGCAACGTCGAAAGGGTCCTGATGTAGTGGGATCGTTCGGATTGTTACAACCTCTAGCAGATGGTTTGAAATTGATTCTAAAAGAACCTATTTCACCAAGTAGTGCTAATTTCTCCCTTTTTAGAATGGCTCCAGTGGCTACATTTATGTTAAGTCTGGTCGCTTGGGCCGTTGTACCTTTTGATTATGGTATGGTATTGTCAGATTCGAACATAGGGCTACTTTATTTGTTTGCCATATCTTCGCTAGGTGTTTATGGAATTATTACAGCAGGTCGGTCTAGTAATTAG